A window of the Henckelia pumila isolate YLH828 chromosome 3, ASM3356847v2, whole genome shotgun sequence genome harbors these coding sequences:
- the LOC140891998 gene encoding uncharacterized protein isoform X1, giving the protein MSWIRDLPSLLILLGDKNPLCSKTVLRLQLGLGQKAPVNSPISREIDNIQYGLLGFYCREVDKDICYGPFVRLRAEIKELAICCLRFFSFIDSLLLQSLVSCCLYDALEPYTLLRILEVLDCAFRDGQIQIAEYTSFHLTLLSRFQVYPEKDCPAVKYDGKSNRKTFNSVTSIVCKYLAQIGDDYLVFQMLEKIIVDQICGEISMDNKCAFLRLLVSLDSKPTRLSELSITKISHVLPQYLIDISLIFADDDQKATSAIIVKQRQYYMIPSFYMFHNSKQLANLVLDVMASWVSEVSSVFSTQLFHSSINRSTRVCAITSVLRHMYKDGKMRQILLSCNMQIQTVLQNLLTLLSSEKTNLTLEEKYKIQSAYDRLKVISGNDVT; this is encoded by the exons ATGTCCTGGATAAGGGATCTTCCATCATTGCTAATTTTATTGGGTGACAAAAACCCTTTATGTTCAAAG ACTGTCTTGCGCCTTCAACTTGGCCTCGGACAAAAAGCTCCAGTGAACTCTCCTATCTCTCGGGAAATTGACAATATTCAGTATGGTCTTTTAGGTTTTTACTGCAGAGAAGTTGACAAAG ACATATGCTATGGTCCATTTGTCAGGCTCCGTGCAGAAATTAAAGAACTTGCCATTTGTTGCCTTCGGTTTTTCTCTTTCATCGACTCTCTGCTTCTGCAGTCACTAGTTTCTTGTTGCTTGT ATGATGCTCTTGAGCCATATACACTTCTCCGCATTTTAGAAGTTCTGGACTGTGCCTTCAGAGATGGACAGATCCAGATTGCAGAATATACAAGTTTCCATCTAACTTTGCTTTCAAGGTTCCAAGTTTATCCgg AAAAAGATTGTCCTGCTGTGAAGTATGACGGGAAGTCAAACCGCAAGACGTTTAATTCTGTCACTAGTATTGTCTGCAAATATTTGGCACAGATTGGTGATGATTATCTTGTTTTCCAGATGCTGGAGAAGATAATCGTTGATCAAATT TGTGGTGAAATATCGATGGACAACAAGTGCGCTTTTCTCCGGTTGCTCGTCTCCCTTGATTCCAAACCGACGAGACTTTCTGAACTGAGCATCACCAAGATTAGCCATGTCCTTCCGCAATACTTGATTGATATCTCTCTT ATTTTTGCGGATGATGACCAGAAGGCGACTTCTGCCATAATTGTGAAACAAAGACAATATTATATGATACCTTCCTTTTATATGTTTCATAATAGTAAACAACTTGCAAATCTTGTTCTAGATGTCATGGCTTCTTGGGTTTCTGAGGTTAGCTCAGTGTTTAGTACTCAACTTTTTCATTCCTCCATCAACCGTTCGACGAGGGTATGTGCCATTACCTCTGTACTCCGTCATATGTACAAAGATGGCAAGATGAGGCAAATTCTGTTGTCATGCAACATGCAAATACAAACTGTGTTACAGAATCTGCTAACTTTACTG TCATCGGAAAAAACAAACTTGACGTTAGAGGAAAAGTACAAAATTCAAAGTGCATATGATCGTTTGAAAGTTATCAGTGGCAATGATGTGACATGA
- the LOC140891998 gene encoding uncharacterized protein isoform X2 — protein sequence MSWIRDLPSLLILLGDKNPLCSKTVLRLQLGLGQKAPVNSPISREIDNIQYGLLGFYCREVDKDDALEPYTLLRILEVLDCAFRDGQIQIAEYTSFHLTLLSRFQVYPEKDCPAVKYDGKSNRKTFNSVTSIVCKYLAQIGDDYLVFQMLEKIIVDQICGEISMDNKCAFLRLLVSLDSKPTRLSELSITKISHVLPQYLIDISLIFADDDQKATSAIIVKQRQYYMIPSFYMFHNSKQLANLVLDVMASWVSEVSSVFSTQLFHSSINRSTRVCAITSVLRHMYKDGKMRQILLSCNMQIQTVLQNLLTLLSSEKTNLTLEEKYKIQSAYDRLKVISGNDVT from the exons ATGTCCTGGATAAGGGATCTTCCATCATTGCTAATTTTATTGGGTGACAAAAACCCTTTATGTTCAAAG ACTGTCTTGCGCCTTCAACTTGGCCTCGGACAAAAAGCTCCAGTGAACTCTCCTATCTCTCGGGAAATTGACAATATTCAGTATGGTCTTTTAGGTTTTTACTGCAGAGAAGTTGACAAAG ATGATGCTCTTGAGCCATATACACTTCTCCGCATTTTAGAAGTTCTGGACTGTGCCTTCAGAGATGGACAGATCCAGATTGCAGAATATACAAGTTTCCATCTAACTTTGCTTTCAAGGTTCCAAGTTTATCCgg AAAAAGATTGTCCTGCTGTGAAGTATGACGGGAAGTCAAACCGCAAGACGTTTAATTCTGTCACTAGTATTGTCTGCAAATATTTGGCACAGATTGGTGATGATTATCTTGTTTTCCAGATGCTGGAGAAGATAATCGTTGATCAAATT TGTGGTGAAATATCGATGGACAACAAGTGCGCTTTTCTCCGGTTGCTCGTCTCCCTTGATTCCAAACCGACGAGACTTTCTGAACTGAGCATCACCAAGATTAGCCATGTCCTTCCGCAATACTTGATTGATATCTCTCTT ATTTTTGCGGATGATGACCAGAAGGCGACTTCTGCCATAATTGTGAAACAAAGACAATATTATATGATACCTTCCTTTTATATGTTTCATAATAGTAAACAACTTGCAAATCTTGTTCTAGATGTCATGGCTTCTTGGGTTTCTGAGGTTAGCTCAGTGTTTAGTACTCAACTTTTTCATTCCTCCATCAACCGTTCGACGAGGGTATGTGCCATTACCTCTGTACTCCGTCATATGTACAAAGATGGCAAGATGAGGCAAATTCTGTTGTCATGCAACATGCAAATACAAACTGTGTTACAGAATCTGCTAACTTTACTG TCATCGGAAAAAACAAACTTGACGTTAGAGGAAAAGTACAAAATTCAAAGTGCATATGATCGTTTGAAAGTTATCAGTGGCAATGATGTGACATGA